In Haliscomenobacter hydrossis DSM 1100, the DNA window TTTGTTGATGTACAATGGCACGGAGTCTCCAGGAAAAAAAATCTCCTCCAGGCGTTTGGCAATGCCGATGATGGTCATTTTACCCGCCAGGCCCAATTCAACGATGCTTTCCATGGCTGCACTCAATTGCCCTTTACCTCCATCGATGATCACCAATTGGGGCAGCGGCTGATTTTCATCCAACAAACGACGGTAACGGCGGAACACGACTTCTTTCATGGTATCAAAATCGTTCGGACCGATGACCGTTTTGACTTTAAAATGGCGATAGTCCTGTTTTGAAGGTTTGGCATTTTTAAATACTACACAAGAAGAAACCGGGTTGCTGCCCTGAATATTGGAGTTGTCAAAACACTCAATGTGCATCGGCACCGCACTCATCTGCAAATCAGCCTGGAGGGTGCGCAGGATGCGTTCGGCGGGCGACTGGCGTTTGGTTTTGCTGGCATCGTCGCGTTTTTTCTGAGCGCGGTAATATTGTACGTTTTTGAGGGACAGTTCGAGCAGTTTGCGTTTTTCGCCAATTTTGGGTACCGTGGTGGTCAGGGTTTTATCCGTCATTTGCACTTCAAAAGGCAAAATCAGCTCCGGCGCAATGCTGTTGAAGCGATCGCGGATGAGGGGAATGGTGTAAGCCAAAAGATCAGCTTCTTCTTCCTCCAGGTTGACCACCAACTCCTGCGTGTGGGTATGGATGATCACGCCGTTGACCACCCGGAGGTAATTGATGTAGGCCTCTTTTTCGTCGCTGGCAATGGAAAATACGTCCACATCCCGAATGCTGGAACTCACCACCGTGCTTTTGGCCTGATAATCTTCAAAAGCGGTGAGTTTTTCCTTGATGGCCTGGGCTTTTTCAAATTCCATTTTTTCAGCATGGGCATTCATCAAACCTTTAAAATGCTGAATTACCGCGCCAAAATTGCCCTTGAGGATGTTTTTGATTTGTTCAATTTTAGCATTGTAGCTGGCCAGGTCTTCGAAGCCTTCACAAGGCCCCTGGCAATTTTTGATGTGGTATTCCAAACAGACTTTAAACTTGCCCGCCGCGATGTTTTCTGGCGCCAGATTGAGCTGGCAGGTACGCAAGGGAAAGAGTTGCCGCAGCAATTCCCAAATGATTTGAGTGCGTACTTTTGACGTATAGGGCCCAAAGTAGATAGAGCCGTCGCGAATGACCCGTCGAGTAAAAAAAACGCGGGGGAAAGGCTCTTTTTTGATGCAGATGTAGGAATAAGTGCGATCGTCTTTGAGCATTACGTTGTAGCGCGGCTGGTATTCCTTGATCAGGGAGCTTTCCAGCAGGAGGGCATCGGTTTCGGTTTCTACAATCGTAAATTCAATACGTTCTGCATTTTTGACCATGAGTTGGGTACGGAAAAGCCGGTCTTTGCGCTCCCCAAAATAACTCGACAGTCGATTCTTCAGGTTTTTGGCCTTGCCTACGTACAAGATGGTATCATCTTCGTTGAGGAAGCGGTACACACCGGGATCTTTCGGGATGGTGTTGTAGATTTTATTGAAGTCGTCAGTGGTCATTATTGCAAGATAATTTGTTTGGCACTCACCTTTCTCTCCTCATCCACTACCCTCAATACATAAGTCCCTCTGGGCACATTTCCACACTGCACTTGCATGTTCAGCGCATCGAATTGGATGCCATTCACCCGCTGTCCCATGAGGTTGTACAGCTCCAGTTGCATGATGCGCCCGCCGTTGCTCAGTTCCAGGCGAAAGGTCTGTTGTGCGGGATTGGGAATGATGTTGAGGGTATAACCCTGCTTATTCAGGTCATCCGTGCCCACGGTGAAGCTGCAAGCCTGAATGTTGCTGACGACTTTGGTGCGCACGGCGGCCAGTTTGCTGTATACATTTTCCCCCGGGCACAACGTTGAGCAGCCGTCGCGGTGGCCGCAAACGTGGTTCAAATCCAGATTACTGCGGGCATGTACCGATTTCAGGAGCGGATCGATGTTCGAATTGCAGCTTTTCCAGGCCAAAAGATCGGCCAGTTTGTTCAGCATGGCATCAGTAGGCTGCACTTCTTCAAAGTTCCCTAGAAGGCACACCCCCATGGTACCGGTATTGGTGGCACAAAAATGGGCTCCAACCACGTTGTTCCCCCCACTGCGGCCTTCGTACAACACCCCATTGGGATCGATGAGGTAATTGTAGGCTACATCGCAATATTCACGGGTATTGACGTGAAAATCCCAGATACTGAGTACCACCTGTGCCCAATTGGTAGCCGTGTTTACCCCCGCAGAATGGTGCACCACCAGGTGGGTAACGGTAGCGTATCCGGGTGAAGCACAAGGACGCGGAGCACCCCAGGTCGTACGTGATACCATGCCGGGTAAGGGGCAAGGGCAGGAGCGCAACTCCGGTTTTAGTGGGCCCAAAGAGGCCGGATCTTTTTGGAGCATGGCGCCGTCTTGATTTTGCGGCAAAACGGGGTTGAACAAGTTGATGTTGACGCCTGCGGGTAGGCTATTCCCGGATGAATGGATCATTTTGATTTGTATGCTGCGCACTTTGGCATCCAGTTGGCGCATTTCGGTGGCTTCTACTGAGGATTCATCTTCTCCGTGCAGATCAAGGGGCAGTTTTTGCCAGGCACTCCATTTGCCACGTTTTTTCTCGCGGTATTCAAATTCCAGGTTATTGCTTCCCGCTGCCGATTTTGGCCAATTCAGGGCCAGCGTAAAAAAGTTTTCAACTTTGTCGTCAAACCTGATTTTGATCGGCTTTACAATTAAAACCGTCCGGTTTGTTTTTTCCAGCGCGGAGGTATTGCTCGAGCTTTGAATCTGCTCTGGGGTGATGGCAATCTTTTTGCGATTGGGTGTTGATTCATTTTGGGCAAAACTTAACACTGGCAAAAGCCCGAACAAACAAAGGGACAGGATGGTATTTTTTTTCATACTTTGGTCTTAGCTGATTAGGGAACGAGAAAAGAACGCTAAAGATAAAACGTATTCAAATAATCCTTCAGTTTATTCAATTGCCGTTTGTCGCCCAAAACGATAAAACTGGTTTGGGGCGACAATACTGTATCCGGGCCAGGGTTGATGTGATAATAGCCCACCGCGTCACGAAAACCAATGATGTTAGCACCCGTGTTTAGTCTGATGTGTAGCTCGCCCAGTTTAAGTCCCTGGCAACTGGCAGGTACATTTTCATACGCCAATTCTTCAAAACCAATGTCAGAACTATGCTCATTGGTGATGAAGGAAAAAAACTCAACTGCGCCGGGTTTGGAGACCAGAGTGGCCATGTAAAAACCCCCGATTTGTTCGGGCATGACCACGTGATTGGCGCCCGCCAGGGCAAGTTTTTTTTGTGATTTCGGGTCTTTGGCCCTGCTGATGATGTCCAGCTGAGGATTGAGCTGGCGTGCCGTCAGTACGATGAATACATTGTCGGAATCCTCCGGCAATGCCGCAATCAAGGAACGAGCCCGGCCAACCCCCGCAGCAACCAGGGCCTCATCGTGCGTGGCATCGTCCTGAATGTACAAGATATCGGATTCAGAACCCTGAATGGATTCAATCCGTTCGGGGTTGATGTCAATGACTACAAAGGGAATCTTGTGTTGTAAAAAATGTTTGGTGATCTCTCGACCGTATTTACCAAAACCACAAACGATGACGTGATTTGATAAACTTTCAATGGAGTTTTTGACGTGATTGAGGTGCATGGTTTTAAAAATTTCACCTTGAATGATGTAGTAGGAAAACACCGATAAGATGTAGGCAAAAACGCCGATGTTGAACAAAATATAAAAAGAAACAAAGATTTTCCCCTGATCGTCCAAACGTTTGACCTCGGTAAACCCCACCGTAGATATGGTAATCACCGTTTGATAAAAGGCATCGATGAATTCGAATTGTTCCAACCACATGAACCCTGCAATCCCTACCAACAGATCGATGAAGAAAATTGCCACCGCAAGGTTCACATCGAGAATGGTGCCCGGGATGAGCTGGGACTTCCAGGTCGTCCACTTTCGTGATTTTTCGATAATGGTATGTACCAAGGGCATACGTTCGTTTGGGTTGTACCGTAATTTACTAATTTGCCGACACAATAGCGCTAAAAAGTTCGGGATTATTTTGTAGTCTTGATCAGGTTCTTGAAATTGGAACTGTTTAATTCCTGAGTAATATAACATCAATGAAGCAACTATCTAACCTATTTTTATTTGTGGCCTTTTTGCCACTGTGTGCGTTGGCGCAACAAACCATGGATTTTGAAAAATACGATCCACCATCATCCCTGGTTGTACCCGAGCACAAAATCACCCGTTCCAAATTCCCTTTTCTGGATGTACACAGCCACCACTGGAACATGGCAACCCAAGACCTCACCATACTGGCCCGAGAGATGGATTCACTCAATATGGGGATTTGTATGAACCTGAGTGGACGGGGCGGAGCTGCCCTGAAAGCCATTACGGATAACGTCAAAAAATATGGCCTGGAGCACCGTATTGCTGTATTTACCAACCTTAGTTTCAAAGGTATCGACGAGCCGGATTGGACCAGCAACGCGGTCAAACAAATCGAATTTGACGTGAAAAATGGTGCAAAAGGCCTGAAAATCTTCAAAAGCCTGGGCTTATCAGAAAAGGACGCCCAAGGCAATTACATCCACATCGACGATCCGCGCATCGATCCCGTTTGGGCCAAATGTGGGGAATTGGGCATCCCCGTGCTCATCCACACCGCCGACCCCAAGCAATTTTGGGAGCCTGTAGATGAAAACAACGAGCGCTGGCTGGAGCTCAAACTCAATCCGGGGCGCAAGCGCACGGATACCACTCCGGCCCCCTTTGACACCCTCATCAAGCAGCAGCACCACATTTTTAAAAAGCACCCCAAAACCACGTTCATCAACGCCCACTTTGGCTGGTACGCCAACGACCTGACCAAACTGGGTCAGCTCATGGACATGTATCCCAACATGTACGTGGAGTGTGGAGCCATCATTGCTGAACTGGGACGCCAACCTCGGGCTTCGGCGGCTTTTTTTGAAAAATACCAGAATCGGGTGTTATTCGGCAAAGACGCGTACCATCCCGAGGAATACCCTACCTATTTCCGGGTATTGGAAACGGCTGATGAGTACTTCCCTTATCACAAGCGCTATCATGCTTTCTGGCGCATGTACGGGATGGCACTGCCCGACAAAATTCTGAAAAAAGTATATTACGAGAACGCGCTGCGGATCATTCCGGGCTTGTCGCGGAAGGCGTTTGAAAAATAGGGTTTAGGGGGGTTCGAAGTTCGGGGGTTCGAGGGTTCGGGGGTTCCCCCACGGTCGCCGAGCGGAGTCGAGGTGCCCGTGGGGAACCCCCGAACCTTCGAACTCACGAACCTTCGAACCCCCGAACCCCCGAACCCCCGAACCCTTACTCCAGATGAAACTTCACCGGCAAGTTCATCTGCACTTTCACCGGTACACCCCGTTGTTTGCCGGGAAGCCATTCGGGCATGGAACGCACTACTCTGAGGGCTTCCTCACCACAACCACCACCGATGTCTTTGAGGATATGGGGGTTAGAAATTTGTCCTTTTTCATTCACCAGAAATTGAATCACCACCGTACCCTGGATGCCATTTTCTTTGGCGATGTCGGGATACCTTATCTCGCGCGACAGGAACTGAATTAAGCTCCCTCGAAAAGCGGGCATTTGTTCCACGACGATAAAAAAGTCGGGCTGTTTGACTTGCTTTTTTTCTTCCTCTATCACCGCTGGAGGCGCTTCAATTTCAATGGGTTCTTCAGGAAGGTAATCCACTCCATTGGGGTCACCAGCCGTCGTAACCGTGCCAGGGTTTTTGTTGAGTAAATCTTCCTGCGTGGGCGGTTCGTATTCTTCCACCTGTTCATCCTCGTCTACCACTTTGGGGGTTAGAAATACAATGGTTGGCCGGGCAGGTGGCGGTGGCGCAACCACTGGAGGTGGCGGGGTAACTGGTTCTTCTTTAGCAGGCGGTGGCGTAATCTCTGGTAGCTCATAAACAGTCATCAAAGTCATTTTTTCTCGCAGGGCATTGGCCAGTAGCGTGCCACCATACAACAATCCGATCAAGGCCAGCGAGAGTAAGCCACCCCACATCATGTGGCGCGGATATTGTTGGCGAAGCTGGTAAGCGCCGTATTCCTGATTGCGGTAACGAAATACTTCCAGTAACCAGGAAAGCTGAAACAGCGGGCTAGCACCAGGAAGCGCTGCGGCAATGGGGGTTGCGCCCAATTTTTTTCCATCCTGATTCCCCTGCATGGGGTCAGTTGCTTGACGATTTGCCATCTTGTTTTGATTTTGGCAAAAATCCTCCCAGGATTGCTTCGGGGCGCCTCCGAAGCAATTACCTGAGTGGCTAATTGGCTTTGTTGTGGAAAAAGATGTTGAATTAAAATCTAATCAGGTAGATGCAGAGGAAGGGGAAAATGGTGGGCGGAAGAGGAAAAAAAGTGACGAATGGTTCGAATGACGAGTGACGAATGAGATCATGCGCTGGCGATTATTCGTCACTCGTCATTCGAATAATTCGTCATTCCCTACTAGAGGCTTTATACACCCCAAGCTCCGCAACTTGCGCCGGAGCCAGCGCACGCAGGACCGTCAGGCGCAATTTTGTGGTGGTTACTGGGTCAAAGCGCAAGAGGCGTTTGTAGCCTACGGTGGTGAATTTCCGGATCAATTTCCAGGTAGTGCCATCCCAATACTCCAGTTGAGCCTCGGCGATGCGCTGGCCTTCGGCAATGTTTTCCTGGAGCATAAAGCGATCGAAAGTCGCAGATTTGGGTAGTTTGATTTCCAGTGGGCTGTTTTCTGGCGCAGCAATCCAGGTTTCCAGTTTTTGGTCGACCAGTTTTTTATTTTTCCCCGATTTGGCCAGATTGGTTTTGAACGTTTCGTTCAGAATGCTGCGGTACTCCACGATGGACGCTACATCCTGGGGGCAAAGCAGGCCCTCACGATTGGGGGGTACATTGAGCAACAATAAGCTGTTGCGCCCAACGGACTGGTAATAGAGGTTGACCAAATTTTGTGGAGAACGTACTTTATCGTCTTCTTTAGGATGGTAAAACCAGCCTGGACGGATAGAAACGTCGGTTTCGGCAGGAATCCATTCCGTGCCTTGTTCATCTCCAGTATTCAAATATTTGGAATCGGCGACGCCTGGTGCCATGCCCAGTGTTATGATTGGCGACCAGCAGGTCTCACCCGCATTGCCCGACTCATTGCCCACCCAACGCACGCCGGGGCCTACGTCCGAAAAACATACGGCCTGGGGCTGGTACTGTTTTACCAAATCCCAATACCCTTTGAAGTCGTATTGCATGTCTTTGGCATTTGGCCCACGGGCACCGTCAAACCACACTTCGTGAACTATGCCGTAATTGGTCAGCAACTCTTTCAACTGGCTTTTGTAAAAATCGTTGTATTGATCGGTGCCATAACTTTTTTCATGCTGGTCCCAGGGAGAGAGGTAAAAACCGAATTTTAAGCCAAATTCCCGGCAGGCATCGGCTACGTCCTTGACCACGTCGCCTTGCCCATTTTTCCAGGGGCTACTTTTTACGGAGTGATCGGTATATTTGGAAGGCCAAAGGCAAAAGCCATCGTGGTGCTTGGCGGTAATGATGCACATTTTGAAGCCCCCTTCTTTGAGGGCAGCTACCCATTGGCGGGCATCCAATTTGACGGGATTAAAAATACTCGGGCTTTCGGTGCCGTCGCCCCATTCCTTATCAGTGAAGGTATTGACCGTGAAGTGCAGAAAAGCGGTAGTTTCCAGTTTTTGCCAGGCGAGCTGGGCGGCGCTGGGTTTGGGCAGATTTTGGGCGAATAGGTTGCTGCAACCTAGACAAAAGGTGAGAAAAAGAACGATGCGCATCATGATGATTGTTTTGAACACAAAGAAAACACAAAACAAAAACAAAGCACTTTTTCTCGTTCCTTATTTGCCTCCCAACATATAACGCCACGCTGGCCGTACCAAAACCTTCTTACCCCCCACCTGCACATCCTCCGTTTGATCCCTGGTCAAAATATACCCCTCTGGCAAATCGAGGAATTCCAATGCAGCGATCATCCCTTTGATCTCGCGCTCCCGGGTACCCGGTTGCGCCATATTCAAACAAACATTGATGGCTTGGCCATTTTCCCAATAAAAATCAAGCTCCTGTTTGTCCATCCAATAATGGGGTGAAAAGCCTTGCCTCCGAAGGTGCAAGAATACGGCGTTTTCCAGAACCCGGCCAGTATCTTCACCCATGTTCAGGGCGTATTTAAAGGCAGGGTCTATGCCATAAAACTTGGTTGGGTTCACCGTTTGTACCCTTACCGAGCGATGCCAAATGTTGACTTTGAACAAAATAAACGCTTCTTCCAAATACGAAATGTACTCAAAAACCGTGTTTTTTGAAAGCTCGTAGCCCTGTGATTTAAGATCGTTGTAGATTTTGGTAATGCTGTTGGCTTGGGCAATGTTGGAAAGTGTGTACTTGAGCAAATATTTGAGTAAGGCTGGGTTTTTGATGGAAAAACGCTCGGTTAAATCTCGATAAAGCATCAAATCGAGGTATTCCTCAATGGTCCGTTTGTGTAGAGTTTCAGGTAAAAATACCAATTCTGGAAAGCCCCCTTGTACCAACCAACGATCGAACCAATGCAAGATGGTGGATTGCCCTTTGGAAGTTTCAGGATGCGCCTCAACCTGGTTGAAAGCCAAAAACTCACTTAGACTTAGCGGAAAAACTTCATAAACCAAAGTTCGTCCCCGCAGGGATGTCGCCAGCTCACGACTCAATAATTTTGATGAAGACCCGGTAAGGTAAATTCGGCAATTTTCAGTGTCGGACAATCGGCGCACAAATTTTTCCCAATTGGGCACTTCTTGCACCTCATCAAAAAAGAACCAGACTTTTTCTTCTCGGTTATTGGGGTACATTTCATAATAAGCTTCCAACATGGCATCCATATCCTCCAGGCGGAGAGGAAAGATGCGGTCGTCTTCAAAGTTCAGATAAACCAAAAGGTCCGGGCGGATGCTTTTGCGAAGGGTATTGATAATGCTGTACAAAATATGCGTTTTGCCTGCCCGCCTAGGCCCGATTAGGGAAATG includes these proteins:
- the uvrC gene encoding excinuclease ABC subunit UvrC, producing the protein MTTDDFNKIYNTIPKDPGVYRFLNEDDTILYVGKAKNLKNRLSSYFGERKDRLFRTQLMVKNAERIEFTIVETETDALLLESSLIKEYQPRYNVMLKDDRTYSYICIKKEPFPRVFFTRRVIRDGSIYFGPYTSKVRTQIIWELLRQLFPLRTCQLNLAPENIAAGKFKVCLEYHIKNCQGPCEGFEDLASYNAKIEQIKNILKGNFGAVIQHFKGLMNAHAEKMEFEKAQAIKEKLTAFEDYQAKSTVVSSSIRDVDVFSIASDEKEAYINYLRVVNGVIIHTHTQELVVNLEEEEADLLAYTIPLIRDRFNSIAPELILPFEVQMTDKTLTTTVPKIGEKRKLLELSLKNVQYYRAQKKRDDASKTKRQSPAERILRTLQADLQMSAVPMHIECFDNSNIQGSNPVSSCVVFKNAKPSKQDYRHFKVKTVIGPNDFDTMKEVVFRRYRRLLDENQPLPQLVIIDGGKGQLSAAMESIVELGLAGKMTIIGIAKRLEEIFFPGDSVPLYINKKSESLKLIQQARNEAHRFAITFHRDQRSKNFIDTELNNIPGIGEKTAQKLLTHFGSVRKIREALASELIEVLGMAKAKVVKAYFDKEVE
- a CDS encoding N-acetylmuramoyl-L-alanine amidase → MKKNTILSLCLFGLLPVLSFAQNESTPNRKKIAITPEQIQSSSNTSALEKTNRTVLIVKPIKIRFDDKVENFFTLALNWPKSAAGSNNLEFEYREKKRGKWSAWQKLPLDLHGEDESSVEATEMRQLDAKVRSIQIKMIHSSGNSLPAGVNINLFNPVLPQNQDGAMLQKDPASLGPLKPELRSCPCPLPGMVSRTTWGAPRPCASPGYATVTHLVVHHSAGVNTATNWAQVVLSIWDFHVNTREYCDVAYNYLIDPNGVLYEGRSGGNNVVGAHFCATNTGTMGVCLLGNFEEVQPTDAMLNKLADLLAWKSCNSNIDPLLKSVHARSNLDLNHVCGHRDGCSTLCPGENVYSKLAAVRTKVVSNIQACSFTVGTDDLNKQGYTLNIIPNPAQQTFRLELSNGGRIMQLELYNLMGQRVNGIQFDALNMQVQCGNVPRGTYVLRVVDEERKVSAKQIILQ
- a CDS encoding potassium channel family protein produces the protein MPLVHTIIEKSRKWTTWKSQLIPGTILDVNLAVAIFFIDLLVGIAGFMWLEQFEFIDAFYQTVITISTVGFTEVKRLDDQGKIFVSFYILFNIGVFAYILSVFSYYIIQGEIFKTMHLNHVKNSIESLSNHVIVCGFGKYGREITKHFLQHKIPFVVIDINPERIESIQGSESDILYIQDDATHDEALVAAGVGRARSLIAALPEDSDNVFIVLTARQLNPQLDIISRAKDPKSQKKLALAGANHVVMPEQIGGFYMATLVSKPGAVEFFSFITNEHSSDIGFEELAYENVPASCQGLKLGELHIRLNTGANIIGFRDAVGYYHINPGPDTVLSPQTSFIVLGDKRQLNKLKDYLNTFYL
- a CDS encoding amidohydrolase family protein; the encoded protein is MKQLSNLFLFVAFLPLCALAQQTMDFEKYDPPSSLVVPEHKITRSKFPFLDVHSHHWNMATQDLTILAREMDSLNMGICMNLSGRGGAALKAITDNVKKYGLEHRIAVFTNLSFKGIDEPDWTSNAVKQIEFDVKNGAKGLKIFKSLGLSEKDAQGNYIHIDDPRIDPVWAKCGELGIPVLIHTADPKQFWEPVDENNERWLELKLNPGRKRTDTTPAPFDTLIKQQHHIFKKHPKTTFINAHFGWYANDLTKLGQLMDMYPNMYVECGAIIAELGRQPRASAAFFEKYQNRVLFGKDAYHPEEYPTYFRVLETADEYFPYHKRYHAFWRMYGMALPDKILKKVYYENALRIIPGLSRKAFEK
- a CDS encoding energy transducer TonB, with translation MANRQATDPMQGNQDGKKLGATPIAAALPGASPLFQLSWLLEVFRYRNQEYGAYQLRQQYPRHMMWGGLLSLALIGLLYGGTLLANALREKMTLMTVYELPEITPPPAKEEPVTPPPPVVAPPPPARPTIVFLTPKVVDEDEQVEEYEPPTQEDLLNKNPGTVTTAGDPNGVDYLPEEPIEIEAPPAVIEEEKKQVKQPDFFIVVEQMPAFRGSLIQFLSREIRYPDIAKENGIQGTVVIQFLVNEKGQISNPHILKDIGGGCGEEALRVVRSMPEWLPGKQRGVPVKVQMNLPVKFHLE
- a CDS encoding alpha-L-fucosidase, translated to MMRIVLFLTFCLGCSNLFAQNLPKPSAAQLAWQKLETTAFLHFTVNTFTDKEWGDGTESPSIFNPVKLDARQWVAALKEGGFKMCIITAKHHDGFCLWPSKYTDHSVKSSPWKNGQGDVVKDVADACREFGLKFGFYLSPWDQHEKSYGTDQYNDFYKSQLKELLTNYGIVHEVWFDGARGPNAKDMQYDFKGYWDLVKQYQPQAVCFSDVGPGVRWVGNESGNAGETCWSPIITLGMAPGVADSKYLNTGDEQGTEWIPAETDVSIRPGWFYHPKEDDKVRSPQNLVNLYYQSVGRNSLLLLNVPPNREGLLCPQDVASIVEYRSILNETFKTNLAKSGKNKKLVDQKLETWIAAPENSPLEIKLPKSATFDRFMLQENIAEGQRIAEAQLEYWDGTTWKLIRKFTTVGYKRLLRFDPVTTTKLRLTVLRALAPAQVAELGVYKASSRE
- a CDS encoding ATP-binding protein, with amino-acid sequence MNKKPAFQKIIADFIEKPILSSIPREIEVPLDVAKIISLIGPRRAGKTHILYSIINTLRKSIRPDLLVYLNFEDDRIFPLRLEDMDAMLEAYYEMYPNNREEKVWFFFDEVQEVPNWEKFVRRLSDTENCRIYLTGSSSKLLSRELATSLRGRTLVYEVFPLSLSEFLAFNQVEAHPETSKGQSTILHWFDRWLVQGGFPELVFLPETLHKRTIEEYLDLMLYRDLTERFSIKNPALLKYLLKYTLSNIAQANSITKIYNDLKSQGYELSKNTVFEYISYLEEAFILFKVNIWHRSVRVQTVNPTKFYGIDPAFKYALNMGEDTGRVLENAVFLHLRRQGFSPHYWMDKQELDFYWENGQAINVCLNMAQPGTREREIKGMIAALEFLDLPEGYILTRDQTEDVQVGGKKVLVRPAWRYMLGGK